ATCAGTACATCCCAAATCAATCGACGAATTTGTTGTTGACTTTAAAAGTAAAAACTCACAAAGCTCAAATAGAAACTTATTAAATGTAGGTTTGGAAATCAAAGAAAGAATTAAAAAAGAAATCGGCAGTGCAATCACTGTCTCCATAGGAATTTCCACCAATGGATTTTTAGCCAAAACTGCAGCAAGTTACAAAAAACCAGATGGTTTATTTGAAATAAATAAAGGCAATTTTTATCAAGTTTATGAAAGTTTAAAGTTGACAAATCTCTGCGGCATTAAAAATGCCAACGCAGCCAGGTTATCATCTGCTGGAATTTATGACGTTCTAGGTTTTTATAATGCAGATTTGCAGAAATTAAAAATCGCCTTCCGTTCTATTAATAGCTACTATTGGCTTATGCGCCTTCACGGTTTTGAAATTGATGATTATCTTTTTGAAAGAAAATCATTTGGCAGTCAGTATGCACTAACTTATCCGTACGAAACTTTCGAAGAACTTCGTCCAATTTTAACAAAGCTCACGGAAAAAACTGCAAGACGTTTGCGAAATAAAAATTATTTTGCGGGAGGAATTCATTTAAGTATTCTTTTTCGCGATCATACATACTGGCATCACGGCATGAAGCTTGCCTATCCTGTTTTTTCTTCAAACGATTTTACAAAATTAGTTTATAAATTATTCTTTATGTGCCCGGTAAAAAAACCTGTAAGACTTTTATCTGTTACTGTTTTTAATCTACAAAAAAACAAAAATCTTCAGCTTGATCTAACAACTGACGTAATTAAAAAACAGAATTTAACTAAAGCACTGGATAAAATAAATAATTTGTTTGGAGATTACACAATAACGCCGGCAAGAATTATAAATAATGAAGGATATGTTTTAGATCGGATTGCCTTTGGCGTAATAAGCTAAGCTTGTAATTTCGTCATAGACCCGTAACATTATCGCCTACTTTTATAAGATTATTCATTGCAAAACCTGCGTTTACTTCCAAAACAAAATCTATATTTTCAGAAGGTTGATAAATCAAAAGTTGGTTGTCAGGAGTATTTGCGGCTGGAGCTGGAACATTTGGCGTAATTTCCACAACTTTATTATTAGTTATCCAGATAAAGTCCAGCGGAATAAGCATTCCTTTCATCCAGAATCTTGCATTAAGCGGCGTAATATTTTTTGTCCCAAAATCAAAGATCATTCCCTGGTCTGATGGTAAACTATTAATTCCGCTTAGCCCTTTTTCCCGAAGAGCTTCAGTATTTGCAATTTCAACCATAATATTTGTTTTGTTAATAGTTATTGGTTTTAAATTTGTAAGCCCTGTGGCAACAGGTGTGGAGCTTGCCAGTGGATTAGTATGTAAGAAATTACCAAGTAAATTAAATCGAAGCACAAGAAGAATAACAATTACTGCTCCAAGCATTAAAAATATTTCGCGTGCTTCCTTCATTTAAAATTTAATTGCTATCAATATTGCAAGTGTAACTGCAAAAACTATTGCAGGAATCAAAAGCAAAATTACCTTAAAACTCCCAGTTATTTTGGTTGGATAACTATGAATCATTTCCGACATAATCAATTATACATCACTCAATCTTTTTATATTGAAGGCCAGTTTCATTATCCCAGGTAAAATGTTTTCTTACTAACTCTGAAACTTCAAAATAATC
The Patescibacteria group bacterium genome window above contains:
- a CDS encoding DNA polymerase IV, with the translated sequence MDFNSSPSSVMHIDINSCFATIEQQANPFLRGKSVAVAAYATKNGCILAASYPAKAFGVKTGMRVKDGLALCPNMIILPPDPPKYRFIHKKMHALLNKYSLSVHPKSIDEFVVDFKSKNSQSSNRNLLNVGLEIKERIKKEIGSAITVSIGISTNGFLAKTAASYKKPDGLFEINKGNFYQVYESLKLTNLCGIKNANAARLSSAGIYDVLGFYNADLQKLKIAFRSINSYYWLMRLHGFEIDDYLFERKSFGSQYALTYPYETFEELRPILTKLTEKTARRLRNKNYFAGGIHLSILFRDHTYWHHGMKLAYPVFSSNDFTKLVYKLFFMCPVKKPVRLLSVTVFNLQKNKNLQLDLTTDVIKKQNLTKALDKINNLFGDYTITPARIINNEGYVLDRIAFGVIS
- a CDS encoding DUF192 domain-containing protein → MKEAREIFLMLGAVIVILLVLRFNLLGNFLHTNPLASSTPVATGLTNLKPITINKTNIMVEIANTEALREKGLSGINSLPSDQGMIFDFGTKNITPLNARFWMKGMLIPLDFIWITNNKVVEITPNVPAPAANTPDNQLLIYQPSENIDFVLEVNAGFAMNNLIKVGDNVTGL